Part of the Sorghum bicolor cultivar BTx623 chromosome 1, Sorghum_bicolor_NCBIv3, whole genome shotgun sequence genome, CCAAGTCATCAATCTTTCTGCAAGCAGCATCCACTGAAGGTGAATTAAGTATATCTTTTAACTTCAGTTCTGCAGCATTCAAAGCTTCAAGGCTCCCTGTTGTATCATCATGAGCTTGTAGAGCATCTACACAATCATTTCCAAGCTTCGCCAACTCTACAAGGACAAAAAGGTCCATGCTACAAAATATAAATCGGTAGAATCCAATTGGCCAAACAACACAAACAACAAATGAAAATCTTTGTCTTCAGATCAGGGATGAGCACTAATGTTGTCTACATGCCTATAAGCAACTAATGAGATTCAAAACTCCACAATAGTTATTGTTGCACGAAAGTGAAATTTCGCAGAAATTATTTAACAATTGAGAGAAAAGAGTTAGTCTTTCATTATGACAGTGCAGGTAAATCAAAATACATTCTAAAAATGAAACTGTTTAGGGTCTTAAGAGTTGTACAATGGATATAGCTCTATTTATTTATAGTATTGGAGTGCATAAACTCACAAGAACTAACATATAGTTAATTGTTAGTGTTATGTCTATAATGCAGATAAGCAAACTAGTACATCTGTCCATTTGATATGTTTCTCTATTATAATTAATGtgtcatatatttttttgggtGCCCGGGAGGGGGGGTGACAAAATAGCAAAAAAAGGGGGAACAACATATAAAGTTACATACATCATAGACCAGTACTCAAATGCCTCACCAGTTTGCTTTTCAGGTTCATCATGATAAGACTCTGCAACATAGTAAAGGTGATTGAAGAATTCCACTGTGAAATCTTTACGCCTCTTAGCAACAATAGAACCAAGTTCGTCTGATGGTGTGGATTTTACTACTTCAAGAAGTTCATTATGCCTCTGTACGTCCTCATCAATCTGAAAAAGGAGGGGCAAACTATATTAATATCTGTTATGAGGAATCCTAAATCAAATAATGAGGTAAACCATGCCGGCAGTGAACCAGTAAATGTGTGACCTCTTTAAGTTTTCTACCAAGTCTGAGAAGATTGTGCTTCATCTCAGGGTTCAGCTCTGTATCTGCTTTTTCCTGGCAGCGTTTAAAGAAATGAGGCCTTATGTTGTCCCATTCCCTGCTAAAAGCTAGTAATTTTCTCCAATCCATTGGTGTAGGTTTATCCACCAGGAATACACCAATTAACTTATCACATATTTTAATCATTTTATTGTCTCTGGAGTTTTGGTTCATCTTAACAGCCCTTTCTGATTGATTATCTTCATGAGATGAAGCATCCATAGCACTATTCAGATATCCACTGCTTGATGGCGAGCTTTCTACAAAATCATCAGAAACCGCTGCCACACCACCAAAGGCTGAGATAGAACAGCATGACTTGGGAGGACCAAGAAACAGACAACCTAAGATCAAGAAAAAGAAAGTATGCTATTACACAGAGAATAAAATTTTCAAGAATAGATCAAGCACAAGATATAAGGAACCTCATGAGCTTAATCTACTAGATACACCGAAATACATATCGCTGCAATGTCAAGAGACTTGTGTATGCCTAGTAGCTAAGCATCTGACTAGACTAGTATCAAATGCTGCTCCTACACATTAAAGAAGGTGATAGAGGTCAAAAGCAAAGAGGAATGCCTGAACCTGAACCGTATGAAAAGAACAAGcattaaaaatgctactaaAGAAACTCGTGTATGCCTAGTAGCTAAGCATCTGAGTAGACTAGTCTCAAATGCTGCTCCTGCACATATTAAAGAAGGTGATAGAGGTCAAAAGCAAAGAGGAATGCCTGAAGCATATGAAAAGAACAAGCATTAAAAAATGCTACTATAGAGAAAGAAAGATAGTCAATACCTATATAGTATAAAAAATCTACACCAAATACATGAAACACAGTCAAGAGATCATTGTATCACCTTACCTAATTTCAAGGGAAAAAAAACTACACCAAAGACATTAAAGATAGAATAAAACTAAGAAGGGAAGTGATTTTTTTCAATTGACATTCTTTACTACCTAGAATGTTGATGCCTTCATACAAATATTTCCTTTTGTGTTTTGTCACTAACACTTACAATAAATTTTTCATACAAAtagcaaaagaaaaacaaattctAATTTTCAGTTTATCTGAAGGAAAATGCACAAAGGAGGACCTTAAATAATAGACAAATGAATGAGGTCACAGGATGATAGGAAAATACAATTCATCAAAAGAGCCTTCATTTAATGCAAGCTTCAAAAGAACCTTTTGTATAGAGCAAGTTCTACAAGGAACTAAGAGCTGAACTTAGACTACATATAAAATTCTGAACTGACATGCTCCATAGCACCCTTAGACTAATTAGTTGTAGTGTGTGCCAGCATTCAACGTGACAGTAGCAATCACTGATAGGAACAACATTTTCTGTTAGTGCATGGCATACTCTTAGTTCTATTGAATATATGCTATGTTGTGTCCTTTTCTGTCTAGCTTCTTACCGTAATCACTTGTAGTTAAAATTTTAAAGAAACTTTTGGAGAGAGCTGATTTCAAAGCAAAATCTGAGGGATTAACACCATACCAGAATTTGGAGATCATGGGCACTAGGAAAATGTCAATTTTATATGTGGCTGGTGACTAAAAACAAATGTTGGACAGCTGACAGATTTGAAAAGAGAGGTTTGCCACACCCAGCCCATTGCCCAATCTGTGACCAGAAGCCTGAAATGATCAACCATTTGCTGGTTGGTTGTGTATTTGCCCAAGTATTCTGGTTCTTGTTGCTCCGAAGGGTTGGGTTGCAGAGCCTTTCACCACAGCCCACAGTCCCATCCTTTGATGCTTGGTGGTCTGATGCAAGTTCCAAGGTTGATGGGGAAGGTTAGACAGGGACTCAATTCAATGACCATCTTGGGAGCTTGGTCTATTTGGAACCTCCGTAACCGGTGTTTTTTTTATGAGTATCACCGAGTTCATCCTCGATCACACGGTCCAGTTTAGAGATGAGTTGAAATTTTGGGGTTTAGTGGAGCAAGTGGTATTTCCTACCTCACTGCCCTAGCACCTGATGAAGTCTAGGTCAGATTTTAGGGTTAATATTGGTaagtttccttttccttttagaCAGTGGGTGGGGGAGTCATTGGATCCCTAGTGTGGGTTGGTCTTGAACATGGCTCGTGTTGAGTACTTGAGTGTTGTTTGTAAGGATTATCTACCCATTTTATTCTTCTTAATACATGATACACAGCTCCCCTGCATGTtcgagagaaagaaaaaaaacaccATACCGGCCTAtgggaaaaaaaaaggagaacaGAACAAGCACGATGTTTGACCCTGGTGTGTGGAAATCCACATATCTGTTACCTCAAAGTCATGAGTCTCATGATTACGTTCAaccactctttttttttcattataAAATGACATGGCATCAGAAGAAATCAACAACAATTGATATAAACAAAAAACTATGTCAAAAACCACATATATTATCTTCCTCTTTTAGCATTACCTATTGTATATGTATTTTTTATTTGCACAACCAAAATACACTAAAAACAATATGAATCTAGTTCTTGGGCTGACAATAGCATAGGTTGTGAATACATAATCAACCAACACTAGCTATTGTAATGGTTACAGTTTTGATCAACATCATGATAATTTTGCATGAATAATTGAATACAAAGGCCGTTCTGGACGTTATTCAGCTCGCACATATAGGGCCCAAACAGCCAAGTAGTATACAGGAGCCACTAGGTTGGCTAGTAGATTAGGAAAGAGAAAGAATAGGAAAAGTCAATCCGAGTTAGAGTTTAGAAACTGAGTGTCCCAGCTAAAAGTAATAGCCCCATGCGGGTTTGGCCATCTTGACTAAAAAGGCCAGCCAGCAATGTGATAGACAAAATCAAGCACGAAAAGGAAGGAACCAATCCACTCTTTTCCCAAAATTCCACCTGTATGCAGGAGGTGCCCACAGCAGGCAGTTCAACATCTAAACGATCACAATATTTGGAAACCTGATTTGGGCGGTTTCTCAATCTCCGCACTCTGAGAGTTCATCTTCAAACAAATGGCAGAGTCCAGGGTTCCAAAAAGCGGCACTAAGCGCACGATTCAGCGCGCTGAAGCGCTAGGCGGACGGGTAGCGCCTCGCTATGGGGCATAAGCGCTCCCAAAGCGGCGCGACCGCCTTTGGTGGAGCAGCGGCTGCTGGCTCGCTCTGCCCACCGGCCGCGCGCGGCGCGCGGCGAAGCCGCAGGGGCCGTGCGCTGTCGACAGTCCAGCGGAGgcgggaggggagagggaggtgcgTACGCAGTGTCGCCGGCCGGTGTGCTGAGGACGGAGGTGAGGTCGCGAGGCGACTGGCGAGAGGCGGGAGGAGCCGCTGACGCCGCCGCTGAGCCTGGGACTGCCCCGCCGTCGCTGAGAGCCCGAGCCCGAGCGCCGTCTCCGTCGCCTTCATACCGAGCGCGAGTTGGGGATGGAGCGTCGCCTTCATGCCGAGCGCGAGTGGGGGAGGGAGCAGCAGATGGAGCGCCGGCGCTGCGACGAAGATAAGAAACGGCGGCGGCTATCAGGCTGTGTGCTGCTGGGTGAAGACTACGCGGCGGTGCGTGAGCTTTTTTACATGGGCCACTAAATAAAAAAGGCCATAccatctcttttcttttttgttacTTTTTTCTTTCTTACATATTTTGATAAATTAGCACATACTTCCTTcattctaaattgtaagtcattttaagaatcttaaaaagtcaaaacattttaattttaaccaaaattatagaaaaaaaatataaaattttgtggcatcaaataaatatactataaaaatataaataataaagaatctaatgatacttagttgatatcatagatgttattatcctaccatataaatttgctcaaacttaagatgttttggctctccaagattcttaggacgacttacaatttggaattgaGGGagtaatatatatttatatatctaTAATAACATATTTAAATCCACTCCGATTCAATTACAGTGGAATTCATATGAACATATCAATCCTGTTAATTCTAAGAATAAAAATTCTACTCAGTTTTATCAGATTGGTGAATCGAGGAATTTGTTCAAGGTCGTGGTGGATTTGGGCATGAGCGTGGTAGCTATGGGCAGGGGCGTGGTGGTTTCACTCAGGATCGTGGAAGATTTGGTCCAGGACATGATCAGGGTAACAACAGAGTTGGGGGAAGGATAAATTCGTGGAGGCGAAAGGATGAGGGTACTGGTAatgaagagaagagtggagatACTTTTGCTGTTGAGGATACTCAAGCCCAAGATTCTGAAGAAGAAATCAGAGACAGATGGGAAGGGAAGAGTAATCTTAGTGGAGACAAACAAGTGCAGGAAAATCTTAAAGATGCTGATCTGCCAAAGGAGGAGGCTCCAAAGAAAGAAAGTAAGATAAAATCTCTTGATATTGCTGATTCTTCGCAGTCTATGGGTAAATATGTGAATGTTGCTTGTGAGTCTTGTGGTCTCTTTAATCATGCTACTCAAGATAGGCGTAGGATATTATGTGAGATTTGTGGTTTTACCAATCATAATACTTATGATTGTAAGAGATGTCTTCCTTGGAATTATGGTCCTGAACTTTGTGCCACTCAAGTAGAAGAACAGATTTTCTTCTTTATAGAGGAATGTATTGATCCTACAGTGGCTCTAGAAAAACCTAGCACTGCTGTCATTAAGGTGGTTAAGGGTAATGCCAATGCTAAACAAATTGAGTTTGAGTTTATAAATCTGATTGGGGCTGATACTTGGAGATGGCGAGCACGTCCAATAGCTGAGAAGAAGTTTATGCTTAGGTTTCCTAATGCTAAGATGGTGAATGAATGGAGCCATATTAAGAATTTGACTCTGAGAAATGATGCCCAAATTATGACTGAAACATGGTCTCCTGCTATGGGTGCTAAAGGTATTCTGGTCTGCCTGGTTCAGAGTTAGTGGGGTTCCAGCTGATCAGAGATctattaaaacccaaatgtcaTTTTTTCGCATGGACCTTGCTACATAAGAAGATCCTCACAGCAAACAATTTGATCAAGAGGAATTGGCCGAATGATCCCACATGTAAGTTATGTAGTGCCAAGCCAGAAACACCGACACACTTGTGCAAGGACTGTATTTTCTCCAAGCAAGTTTGGGCCCTAATAAAGATATGGTTTGGACTGTCCGTGATTGACGTGTTAGGGGAAAACGGATCACTACATAGCTATTGGAGAAGGTGCAGAATGAAAATTGACAAGCCACGCAAGAGAAGGATCGATGACATCATGATCTATTTCTGGTGGAATATTTGGAAAGTGAGGAATATAAGAACCttccaaaataaaaatttaCAACCAAGCGCGGTGGCACTACTATGCAAAGAAGAGATTGATCAGTTCAACCTGGCTACAAGAGTAGAAGTTCTAGTTCAATAGTAAAGTATAGCTGTAACATAGTTCTTTATTTTTGTTTAATCATGTTGTTGCTCTTTTTGTTTTTCCTCGTCTAATAAAAATCTGGCAAAATGCTTTTGCCGCCCTTCTTAAAAAAAGGGCGATGCTACCTTCCGCATCTTGCTCGCCGGCGGCGTGGGTGATTGTCGTTTGGGGGAAAGCTTTTCCGCTcattaaggctttgtttagttcgcaaaaattttcaaggtttcccgtcacatcgaatctttagtcgcatgcatggagcattaaatatagacgaaaataaaaactaactgcacagtttacctgtaatttgtgagatgaatcttttgagcctagttactccgcgattggacaatgtttgtcaaataaaaacgaaatgctacagtatctaaaaacaaaaaaatttgcgaactaaacaaggcctaatagggTGACGAGGCCTGCGAGACGTTCGGGGCCCGTGGATCGAATCGGAATCGAGCCCATGGATTGTGGAGGCAGAATCGGACTCGAGCGCCAACCGCTGCAaattttagttcgcaaaaattccTGCTGTACCACTTTGTATTTGATATATGCAGGGAACGCAATTCCCGTATCTTCAACAACATTTTGACCACGGCAGAGCAAGCTAGGCGGGTTGTGCTGGTTGAGGGGGATGAGTGGATCGCTGTTGGATTCACGGCGATCTCCAAGTTCCTGGTGGTGGCCGCTACTAGCTAGTAGCCATTACCGCCGGTTCCTTTGCGTGTCGCACAGATGGTAGTCCATCTTGCTTTCCTCGGGTGTGCTTGTGAACTTCCACTATCGTTGCATCTCGTCTTGGATAGCATTTGTCTGTATGTATTGTGCTACTTTTTCTTAATGAAATACACATAAAGTCatgttctagaaaaaaaaaaacgtaTACAAAACAATCAAGCTAACAAGTATCCTGTCTTCTCAAGAAGCAGCTATTCAAGATGCTGGTTTAACTCCTACGCGATGGAGGTCAACCCGATCGTTGATAGTCGATCATCAAAACACGTTGGCATATACCAAAATTCATCGTAGTGGAAAAACAAAGATCAACCTTGAGCTTGCCACACCTAAAAACCTCCAAAATTTGAgtacctagctagctagtactCCGTAACTCGGAACCTCGCCTCGGACATGTACACGCTCTATGGACTGACTCCTCCTAGTACTAGACTAGACCTCGCCGGCGAAATCCTTGTGACGTGACGTCAACATTCAGTTAACGAACGAGCACATCCTAGCTCCGGCGCATCGACGGCCCTATCACCGCGCGGGCGCGGCCACCAAGGCAGCACGGCCATCTCCATGACGAGCTCGTCCAGCAGCGCGTCGACCACGGCGCCCTCCACGTCCGCGCCGACGTCGCGCTGCTCCTCGCCCACGCACATCCACCGCCGGCTCCGTTCCATGTCGTCCAGCGCCGACTTCCCGGAGAGCACCACGTCCCCGATGCCCCACCGCGGCCCCGCGCCACGCAGCCACTCGGCGGCCGCTCCCAGCAGCGCCTCGCTTCCGGCCGCCGAACGGATGAGATGGTCGGCGCCCTCCGCGAAGAAGTCGAGTACCAGCACCCGGGAGACCTCGTCGTCCaggcacgccgccgccgccgcgtcgtgTTCAAGCAGCCGCGCGAGCAAGCGGTACTCGTCGTCAGGCTCTTCTTGCTCTGCCTGGTGatcgggcgagggcgagggcgagcgCTCGGCGCTCTGGTGCTCcgtctcgtcgtcgtcgtgccgTGTCGCCGTCGTCTCCGAGGTGCTGCTGCTGTCCGTGCTCgagctgctggtggtggtggttgcGAGACGCGTGCTGGCGTCCGCGGACTCCCCGGACTCCGAGGTGGCCGCCGTGAACCGTGCGTCGAGATCCAGGGGGTCGATTCCCTGCGCGACGCCGCCTCCGTCGTACCGTCGGATCTCGTGCAGCAGTCGCGTCTGCTTCTTCGTCCCTGCGTGCAGTACGTCCGATGATGAGATCCAAGCTCATTAAAAAAAAGGACATGCATGCAGGTAATTAAAAATCTGTAAATACATGCTAAGCACGTTCTCGAAAAATCTGGTAATTGAAATCAAACTACGTACTGTGCTCCTCCATAGCATAGTACTGCTGCTCAACAAATTTACTATAGCAGATACTGGGACCTCCAAAGCCCAGCTTTAATTAAGCTAATGTTAGACGACATGCCACATCAAGAAGAGATGAGGCTAAAATCTTTTGAGCTAGCGAAAAGACAAGAGCTAAACTCTTTACGTGTTCTAGATACATTAAAGACATATAATTCCTCTACATTGcttaagaggagagagaagatatgaaCTAAAAGAATACTCTTTCCCTTCTAAAATAAATGTACATCTCTCAATTTAATTTGAAAAGTCAAACAATCACAAGCttgactagatttatagaaaattatATTAACATTTGTATCTTTAAAGTTGATTAGTACTATAGTATAACAATATGTGATATGTTTAATCTAATGATGATTATTTGACATTATAAATattttatactccctccatacccataaagaaAGTCATCTAGGATAATGACGCAGTCTTCAAAGTCTAACTTTGACTATTTATttctataaaaaatatttattaaaaaatggTATATGTGTACTTTTacgaaaatatttttttcaagacaaatctattcatatagttttcacatttgcaaacttaacaatttaaaagttagttatgatttatattttcaatgtttgactcaaaccttgtctaaaacgactttctttacgggtatggagggagtatatatatatatatatattgtcaaACTTAAGTTTGTTTGACTTCTCAAAGTATGAGATATGCACTTATTTTATAAGAAGGAGTATATAACAGTACAAATAGTATGAGATGAGACATCACTTGTTGGAGATGCTTTTGTTTAAGGCCAGTCTCGGTGGGGATTTCATGTCACAGTTTCCATCGTATTCAGATGTTAGTCCTCTACTTatataaaactcttatcatctatgTCTTCATTAATATATGTGTCTGGTCAGCATAATTAGAGCTCATGAAACTTCATTAAGAGACTGTCCTATAACGTATGATGATGCATCACAATTACTATGTAACCTAGTTGACCTAGGTGCGTAGTGAATCATGATGCCATGCGACGACAATCGTCGCCATCATCACGTGCCATTGATTCACACTGTAGCACTATATTTTAGTGTGATCGAGGACAATTATAATTATAGCTAGTATTGATTGACAGTAACTACTACTTCATGTTTTGTACAACAGACTCTACTAGTAGCGTAAAAAAAAACTCAACGAAGCGACCGGGGCAGCTACCAGCTAAGCGTTGTTTTCCTTTTACAGCCGGGTTGCCTGATCGAGGAGCGAGGCTCCCGAACTGTTTCGGCATCGTTGGAGTGCTCAAGTCAAGAATCTCGGCGTACCATTAATGATGTTCGGACAGTGCACGATTCTTCGGTCGTACTACTGGCACGCTAACCAAGCAAGTGTTACTCGGACATGGTGGCTAGATGAGCGAGACTAGAAACAATTTGCATGCCTAGCCGATTCCGAGCTCTAGAGGAGACTGCTGCTGATACTGAGTACTCCGATGGAAGTTGGGATAGATAGATGGATGTGCAGTGCATGGATGACAATggcaagaagaagctagcttaCTCTGGACGTCCGGCGGCGTGCAGCGCTGGAACTGGAAAGCGGGGGAGGAACAGGTGCCGGCATCGCTCCCttcctcgccgtcgtcgtcatcgAAGGGGAAATCCAGAACGGACACGGGGCTCAGCTGTTGCTTGTCCTCCACCATGCTGGCCTCCATCAGCTTCTTCCGCCCCACCGCGGAGTCGCCGTCCGCTAACTCCTGCACCTGCCATCATCCACCATTTAGCTACCGTTAACACTACCGTTAACAGTACAGTATGGATCTGTGCGCGCACACAGTAAGTACAGCGTCTATTGCTACAAATACAAAGAAGTCAAGAACACAAGACTGCTAATGGTAAGTACGGCTGGTGCAGAAAGTGGAGCACACCACACATGATTGACACAGTGGCCAATTGCTTGTCTTTTTTGGATGTAGTTTTCCCCCCAAAAAAGACAAGAACAGATGAAACAAAAGGCTTTCAAgtggagagaaaaacattgcaaGGCTCACGGGGAAAATTTAGATAAATAGACCATTCGCTGCAGGAGTGCAGGATAAAAGAATGGGGCCCGGCGTTTCCAGAAGAGCAGATCAGGAATCGGGATTCAGGATCAGGGTGGTAGTTGGTGATGGCGGCATACTGACACGCACGGTGCTTGTGCTCCGTTTTTTTTCTCCCTAAATAATCAGATCCAATCATGCATGTGACATGGTAGTGCCAGTAGATATGCCCTGTGTTATGCAGACATTAATTACAATTATTAAATTGGAGAGGAGATACAGATACTGCCCGTAGCTTGAACAAAATACTGCAGTGCATGTACCATTAAAATCCTAGGAGTAAAGAGGAGTAATTAACCGGTGTAGCCATCAAGTCTAGCTGCCCTGATGCCTACACTAGAACTACACTACACACAATCTTTTGGAGCAGCGTGACTGCAAGTGATAGAGTAGCCACTCCACTGCAGGAAGCTATAAATTTATTAACTAACTGAGGCTAACACCACCTCACCACAGTCCACAGGCAGTCACACTCACCATAAGTTCCTACAACACTTATGAAACTACTAATTTCATGTTGCTAATAGCTAGCAACTACTAATTTTCTTTTTATGGAACCGGAGGGATTTGCACCCCTACAGAAGTTTTATTGAAGGAAAAAACAGGTTTAGGCAGCGAAAGCTTAGAACAGAAAAGAAAGACTAAAGTCTACTGAACAACTACTAAAATTTATTTATCAATCCATCTACAAATAGATGTGCTAGCCAAAATTAGCAAGGTTACATTAGTGTACTAAACCTTAGTCATCTAACTAAAGTTTAGTTCTAATTCACTCGTTCGATTACGTGGACCAATCTGTAGCCAGCCAAACTAGTTGTTAGTCTTTTTCTATATGTAACCGATATATCCAAACAGTACAAGATAAACAAAATTAGTCATCTAAACTTTAATCACCTAAATTTTAATTAGTGCTAACTCTACCATAATATTAGTTGGCATCTAAACTACCGGATTGGAGTATACTCCTAAATGAGTAGTATGACTACGAGTGTACTACGGTGTCCGGTGATGATGGAAGATAAAAAGTGTATTTGCCCTACATGTCAGGGAGGTAATGAGGTGTCCGGTTTCACGCACGCCGATGCTGCGCGGAAGTTGACGCGGGGGCCTGAGCCTGACAACACAGAGTATGGCTTGCCATCTGCCTGTTGGCTGATCAGTGAACAGTGAACACCTGAACTGACGACGAGGCATGCGCGTGCTCCCCGCAGGGCACAATCTGAAATCGCATCGttttctatcacatcgatgTGGGGAATATTTGGGGCTTCACCGACGAACAGAAACCCATCCTTTCCTTTTTTTCCCTGCCCTCGGTGATATTTGTAATTCACTCAAAAAGTCTTACTAGTAATTTTCTATGCACTGACACTACGGCATGCGCGCCACTTGTAAAAACTCCTACGCCGGTTGTATTTACTCTATCCTCAGATGAATATGCTACAAAAAAACAAATATGGCAATTTTGCTGCACTGCACATGAAGTAAATCACCATTGCAAGTCTCATAACACACCTACGTATACTATATGGTTAATTTTTTCTTGCAAAATTTTGGAACGGTTGAAGCGCAGACATGCAGTACTACCGAACCGAGAATTACCACTACCGGAACAATGGAGGAGGAGGATGGGTACGGTTGACCTGGGAAGCAAATATCTGTGCTACCACGGGTAAATAGAAATTGGCCCACAGTGTGTGGTGTCATGGTGTGCATGGGCATAGCGATGGATCACCAGCAGACGCTCTGGAATTTATGCTAGCCCAACCAACAAGACGCAGGATGATTGAAGCAGCATTAACGCGCCAGGACGCTGGGCGGAAGCGGAACAGAGGCAGAGGCACTCACCTTCTTCCCGTCAGCTGCAGCGGCGTCGTCCGTGCGATCGTGGTCGGCCGAtcttgaggaggaggaggaggacgacgacgatgaggtGGAAGCGGTGGCCTTGTCGCGCTCG contains:
- the LOC8077987 gene encoding uncharacterized protein At4g37920, chloroplastic isoform X1, with the translated sequence MKATLHPQLALGMKATETALGLGLSATAGQSQAQRRRQRLLPPLASRLATSPPSSAHRPATLRCLFLGPPKSCCSISAFGGVAAVSDDFVESSPSSSGYLNSAMDASSHEDNQSERAVKMNQNSRDNKMIKICDKLIGVFLVDKPTPMDWRKLLAFSREWDNIRPHFFKRCQEKADTELNPEMKHNLLRLGRKLKEIDEDVQRHNELLEVVKSTPSDELGSIVAKRRKDFTVEFFNHLYYVAESYHDEPEKQTELAKLGNDCVDALQAHDDTTGSLEALNAAELKLKDILNSPSVDAACRKIDDLAEKKELDSALVLMLSKAWSAAKGTDITKSEAKDIMFHLYMTAVANLQRQMPKDIRILKHLIMIEDPEERLSALNDAFTPGPELQGDNVDTLYTSPDAMHTWARAIVDAYYNSREGTLLGQARDMMNPKVIKRVEEIVKIIKDKYL
- the LOC8077987 gene encoding uncharacterized protein At4g37920, chloroplastic isoform X2, which codes for MKATLHPQLALGMKATETALGLGLSATAGQSQAQRRRQRLLPPLASRLATSPPSSAHRPATLRCLFLGPPKSCCSISAFGGVAAVSDDFVESSPSSSGYLNSAMDASSHEDNQSERAVKMNQNSRDNKMIKICDKLIGVFLVDKPTPMDWRKLLAFSREWDNIRPHFFKRCQEKADTELNPEMKHNLLRLGRKLKEIDEDVQRHNELLEVVKSTPSDELGSIVAKRRKDFTVEFFNHLYYVAESYHDEPEKQTELAKLGNDCVDALQAHDDTTGSLEALNAAELKLKDILNSPSVDAACRKIDDLAEKKELDSALVLMLSKAWSAAKGTDITKSEAKDIMFHLYMTAVANLQRQMPKDIRILKHLIMIEDPEERLSALNDAFTPGPELQGDNVDTLYTCDAHLGKSYS
- the LOC8077988 gene encoding uncharacterized protein DDB_G0271670: MAARGVQAPRRPVTLRDFLELGCDSSSDGFRSYPRRLPFVPDADDSVLQHLQQQQAAPPAPRAEAAAAQLLRRSPSRSPSSLSLSLFSLPGSVSGHGSGLGALARISSLSRTFSRRIKEGFWRRRDDGDDEEAAYFDDRDSCGFPSPLVSSCSASDSDESEYGAESEADVTTTTEETTPASERDKATASTSSSSSSSSSSRSADHDRTDDAAAADGKKVQELADGDSAVGRKKLMEASMVEDKQQLSPVSVLDFPFDDDDGEEGSDAGTCSSPAFQFQRCTPPDVQRTKKQTRLLHEIRRYDGGGVAQGIDPLDLDARFTAATSESGESADASTRLATTTTSSSSTDSSSTSETTATRHDDDETEHQSAERSPSPSPDHQAEQEEPDDEYRLLARLLEHDAAAAACLDDEVSRVLVLDFFAEGADHLIRSAAGSEALLGAAAEWLRGAGPRWGIGDVVLSGKSALDDMERSRRWMCVGEEQRDVGADVEGAVVDALLDELVMEMAVLPWWPRPRGDRAVDAPELGCARSLTEC